From one Streptomyces sp. R41 genomic stretch:
- a CDS encoding Mov34/MPN/PAD-1 family protein, with product MLTITQALFDQIVAHARQDHPDEACGVVAGPVGTGRPERFIPMLNAARSPTFYEFDSGDLLKLYREMDDRDEEPVIIYHSHTATEAYPSRTDISYANEPEAHYVLVSTADTDDAGPFQFRSYRIVEGEVTEEEIKVVEAY from the coding sequence ATGCTGACCATCACCCAGGCCCTCTTCGACCAGATCGTCGCGCACGCGCGCCAGGACCACCCCGACGAGGCGTGCGGCGTCGTCGCGGGCCCGGTGGGCACCGGCCGCCCCGAGCGGTTCATCCCGATGCTCAACGCCGCCCGTTCGCCCACCTTCTACGAGTTCGACTCCGGCGACCTGCTGAAGCTGTACCGCGAGATGGACGACCGCGACGAGGAGCCGGTGATCATCTACCACTCCCACACCGCGACCGAGGCGTATCCGTCCCGCACGGACATCTCGTACGCGAACGAACCCGAGGCGCACTACGTCCTGGTCTCCACCGCCGACACGGACGACGCCGGCCCCTTCCAGTTCCGCTCGTACCGGATCGTGGAGGGCGAGGTGACGGAGGAGGAGATCAAGGTGGTGGAGGCGTACTGA